TCGTTGAATTCGCCAACATATATCCGCATCTCCACCTGTGGTCATGTAGGGACGAAATAAGCCTACTTGTCTAAATATTTCTCTTCTAATTGCTAAGTTTGCTGTTTGTCCGTAGGGACAAAATGGATGTTCTAAAGTATATTTTTGCGATAAGGTATCGTTTTTTTCTGCATATCTTTCTAGTAAGGTTGTACCGGGTAATCCGATAATTTCTCCTGCAACGATACCGATGAATGAATAAGCAAAAGGTTGGATCAGATCGGATAACCAATTTGGTTGGGGACGGCAGTCTGCATCGGTAAAAGCAATTATTTCACCTGTGGCGGAGCGAATACCCGTGTTGCGTGCGGCGTAGGAACTTTGAATTTTACTTTCAGTTAAGTGACGGATTAGAGTATTATTGTCTGCGGCGGTTTGCAGAAGGGTAGGAGTGCGATCGCTACTATTATTATCTACTAACAAATACTCTACGCGATCGCTTGGGTAAGTTTGGTTTTTTAGACATTCTATTAAATCTGGTAAATCTGCTTCTCCGTTGTAAATTGGGATGATTACTGAAACCTTTGGTAATAGTTCTTCCATACAATTTCCTATTTATCGAATAATCTCTACTTGTGTTCCTTTCTGGACAAGTTGATATAACTCATTTATATCTTCGTTTTTTAAAGAAACACACCCTAATGTCCAATTTAATTTTTTGTCTATTAAACTATTATCTGGCGTACCGTGAATTCCGATCTCGCTACCAACGCGATCGAACCAATTGATTTTACCATTTAATTTAGCTTGAAAATGTTTCCGCCATGAATATTTATTGGGATAATCCAGCCAGAGGAATTTTGACCAACTGGTATGAGGGTAAAAGTCTTTAATTTTAAATACTCCTTCTGGCGTGCTTTTGTCTCCTTCTTTTAATTTATCATCTACCGGATTGCCGCCAAAGACTACGGGATAGGATTTGATCGGTTGGCGATCGTAATAAACTGTCAGCCTGTATTTGGACTTTTCAACTAAGATAGATACTTTAGTTTTATCGAGTTTATCTATATTGGTGATGGGCTTATTATAGTTCAACAGTTGTTGGTTGGGAAGCGGTGAATGACTGATAGTTTGGGAATTCTTTTCTGCACAATTATTTAAACAAATTACGTCAAAAAGCTCTGGCAGGGGTACGGCGTATCCTAAACGGGTGAGTTGCCAATAAAGGGAGGAAAGAGAAATCAGGAGAAGTAGAAGCAATAAAGAATTTCTTTTAGTATTTGGTTTAATAGTTTTGAGCAAGTTCATAAACAGGATTTACCTACTTATTATCTTTAATGGATGTGCGTTTTTTTTACCACAGATGCCCACAGATAAACACAGATGTATGCGATAGCTTTCTGCTGAGTGGACATATTTTTTGATGATTATTTAGATATATTTGGATGTTTTTATATTAAATAATAGGGTGAGTAATCCTCACCCTATTTGGTAACTAACGGATGAAAAAACAAAGCAAAACTAGAATTCCATTAATTGCATAAAATGTAGCAACTACTTGAAGTTCCGACCAGCCAGAAAGTTCTAGATGGTGATGAATTGGTGCCATTTTGAATAGGCGTTTACCAACACCATCGGGGCCTTTGGTTGCTTTGTAATAACTTACTTGCGCGATTACTGAGAGGGTTTCTATTAAGAAAATACCGCTGAGGATTAACAGACTCCAAAGAGAATGGCTAAGAATGGCAACGGATGCCAAGGCACCTCCCAGTGCCAGAGAACCAGTATCTCCCATGAAAACTTTAGCTGGGTTGCGATTATGGGCGAGAAAACCCAAGCAACCACCGCTAACGCAGGCGCAGAAAATCATCAATCCGGGGTAGGCGGGGGCAACTATGGCACCTAATCCTAATAATGCGATCGCGCAAAGTCCACCTGCCAATCCATCTACGCCATCAGTAAGATTAGTCGCGTTACTTTCTGCAACTAGCACGAAAGCAGCTAACGGCCAAAACAGTAACCCTAACGGTAAACTTAAACCAAAAGGTAAATTTACCGTGGTAATAGTGGCAGGTTGACTGACAATTAACCACAAACAAAATAAGCTGGCAAAACCAATTTGCAAAGCTAATTTCATTTGTGGTGAAATACCATTGTTTGACTTGCGACGAAGAATTTGCCAGTCATCCAACCAACCGATAAACCCATAACTGAGAGTCAGCGCCGCTACAGCTAAAACTGGCACTAAGTTAGCCAAACCTAATGCAAAGGCAGACCATAAAATTGCCGCAAAAACGCCGACTGGAATAAAGAAGATACCCCCCATTGTGGGAGTGCCGCCTTTTTTGAGATGGCTTTGCGGGCCATCCTCTCGAATTACTTGTCCGGCTTTTAGCGATCGCAAAAGCGGTACTACCCAGTGTCCTAACCCAGCAGTCCCTACCGCACACGCCCAAAAAGGCAAAGTCAGGGAAACGCTGGGGTGAAAAATTCTGCCAGTTTGGTAATCAAAAATCAGCGCTACCAAACTGAGCATAATTGCTAGCAAAACCGACAGGGTAGTGCCTGAAAAATTTAGTGACCTTAATTCCAATGATTTAGCATCCACGAGACTGCTATTTCACTCCACACAACACCTTCACACTTCTATTCAGTCTTCGATAAATCGGGATATAACCCTTTTTGGACAGGTCACTCTATATCATCAACAGCATCGTCATCATCATCAATTTCGTCATACACCATATCGTCGCCACCCATCAATTGATCGATTTCCTCTTCATCATCTAAATAGGAGTCAGCATCATGATCCTCTCGCGCGAGTAGACGACCTGTAACTTCTAACCAATCTAAAATAGAAGTTTCTTGTTTGACGGGAATCACGGCGGCGGGTTCGTCGATTGGTTCTTCACGCAAAGAAGGGTTATAGACCATACTAGTGTTTAGCAGAATTCCGCTACAAATTAGACAATTAGAGTTTAGCAGTTATTAAAACAGAATTCAGGAGTCTCCAAGTCAGAATTCAGCATGGAATGGGAGTTCGACTGGTAGATAAATCAAGTAGTATAAGACTTCTATCAAATCTAGAATCGCGATCGTAGAGTTGGTTGTCATACACCCGACAGATGAAGTAAAACCAAGCTAGAAACCAGTATCCTGACTTGTGAAGCAGTTTATAAGAGGTAATTCGGTATGATTGGTAAAGCGTCACTGCTAGAGGCAATTGCAGGCAAAAATCGCGGACTGTTGGCAACGGAAGCCGAAAAACAAGCAATTATGGCGCTGGTTGCTCAATTGGAAGACCGCAACCCCACTCCTCGACCAACAGAAGCAGCACATTTACTCGATGGTAATTGGCGACTTCTTTACACCACCAGTAGCGAACTTTTAGGCATTGATAACGTACCATTTCTCAAACTAGGTCAAATTTATCAATGCGTCCGTGCAAAAGAAGCCAAAATCTACAACATCGCGGAAGTTTACGGGTTACCCTTTTTGGAAGTAATTATCAGCGTTACTGCCCAGTTTACCCCTGTTTCCGAACGGCGAGTTAATGTCAAATTCGAGCGAGCAATTAGCGGGTTACAAAGATTGATTGATTATCAATCTCCCGATTATTTTATAAATGAGATTGAATCTGGTAAAAAGTTTTTAGCTATTGACTTTAGCATTGCCGATCGCGAACAGAAAGGCTGGCTGGATATCACCTATCTCGATGAAGATTTACGAATCGGTCGAGGCAATGTCGGCAGTGTATTCGTCCTAACTAAAAACTAAAATACTTAGCGATATTTCAAATGACCAATGACAAATGACCAATCACAAACTATGCGCTTATCCCAAAGACACCTAAACCTTTTATCAACTTGTCCTCGCAAGTATCAACACAGCTTCTTGGATCAACTCAGTTTATTAACCACTCCAGAACAACAAGAACGGATCGACTGGGGTAGCCATTTTCACTTGTTAATGCAGCAACGGGAATTAGGCTTGCCAATAGAATCGATCGTGCAAGAAGATGCCAAAATGCAAAAATGGATAACCGCTTTAGTCAGTGCAGCCCCAGAAATTTTAACCCCCAATACCAGTAAAAAAATATTTCGGGAAAGCGAACATTGTCGGGTAATCAATTTTCAAGGATACGTGCTGACAGTGGTTTACGATCTGTTGATTGCTGAAGAGAAACAAGCGCAAATTTTAGATTGGAAAACATACCCGTTACCGAAAAATCGCCGATGGTTGGAACGTGACTGGCAAACTCGTTTATATTTGTATGTTTTGGCAGAAACAAGCGATTATTCACCAGAACAAATTTCGATGAGTTATTGGTTCGTACAATCTCAACCAGAACCACAAAGTTTAAAATTTAGTTATGATGCAGGATTGCACGAACAAACACGCCGGGATTTAACCAAATTGTTGGATAAATTGAATCATTGGCTGGAAAATTACGAAAATGGCGAAGAGTTTCCCCAAGTGGCTGAAGGTGCGAAGGAGTGCGACTTTTGCCAGTTTGCAATCAGATGCGATCGCAATTTAGAAAAAGAGGAAAATGAAGATAACAAACAGTTGATAACCAATTTAGCTAAAATAGAAGAAGTTTCGATTTGAGCAGAATTTAACAATAATTTATCTGTTCAAACAAAACATGATAAAAATTAAAGTTGAATGAAAACAATTATGCTTGTACTTAGAAACCCGGTTTCTTTAAGAAACCGGGTTTCTGTTTTATTCCCATTCCCGATCTGATTCTATACCTGGAAAAAAATTAGCATCTAATATTTGCTCTAAATTATAAGCACATTCAGACGGAAAAACTTTGTAACTTAAAGAAGTTTCGCGTACAGCTAAATCTAACCCATCTTCGGAAGCTTCCCCTAATGCTTCCGGTAAATAAGATTTCAAACTGGGATTTTTTTTCAGTAATCTATGAATGCGGCGACGCTGTTCTCGGATGGTAGCAAACCAACTTCTAGAACGATTTTCTGACTGAAACTCCCACTTAAGCAGATGTCCGATTAAAATTCCTAAACGGTTCACTAGTTCTTGTTGTTCTTGCTTCCCCAAAGATTCGATCTCCTCCACCAAATTTGAGATATCTAAACATTCCAAATTCCCTTCTCGAAGTAATTTTGCCTGTTCTTGCGTCCAGGCATAGAAGTCTGTATCGTATAGTTGGGAAGATTTAAATTTAGAAGCTGTTATTGGTGATTGAGTCATTGCGATCGCTTCCTTATGTTCATGTTCTATAGCAATCCTAAATGAATTGCGAACAACTAAACCCCTCCCAACCC
The Leptolyngbyaceae cyanobacterium DNA segment above includes these coding regions:
- a CDS encoding DUF3134 domain-containing protein; this translates as MVYNPSLREEPIDEPAAVIPVKQETSILDWLEVTGRLLAREDHDADSYLDDEEEIDQLMGGDDMVYDEIDDDDDAVDDIE
- a CDS encoding PAP/fibrillin family protein encodes the protein MIGKASLLEAIAGKNRGLLATEAEKQAIMALVAQLEDRNPTPRPTEAAHLLDGNWRLLYTTSSELLGIDNVPFLKLGQIYQCVRAKEAKIYNIAEVYGLPFLEVIISVTAQFTPVSERRVNVKFERAISGLQRLIDYQSPDYFINEIESGKKFLAIDFSIADREQKGWLDITYLDEDLRIGRGNVGSVFVLTKN
- a CDS encoding PD-(D/E)XK nuclease family protein, with translation MTNDQSQTMRLSQRHLNLLSTCPRKYQHSFLDQLSLLTTPEQQERIDWGSHFHLLMQQRELGLPIESIVQEDAKMQKWITALVSAAPEILTPNTSKKIFRESEHCRVINFQGYVLTVVYDLLIAEEKQAQILDWKTYPLPKNRRWLERDWQTRLYLYVLAETSDYSPEQISMSYWFVQSQPEPQSLKFSYDAGLHEQTRRDLTKLLDKLNHWLENYENGEEFPQVAEGAKECDFCQFAIRCDRNLEKEENEDNKQLITNLAKIEEVSI
- a CDS encoding glycosyltransferase yields the protein MEELLPKVSVIIPIYNGEADLPDLIECLKNQTYPSDRVEYLLVDNNSSDRTPTLLQTAADNNTLIRHLTESKIQSSYAARNTGIRSATGEIIAFTDADCRPQPNWLSDLIQPFAYSFIGIVAGEIIGLPGTTLLERYAEKNDTLSQKYTLEHPFCPYGQTANLAIRREIFRQVGLFRPYMTTGGDADICWRIQRETAWKITFAPTAIVQHRHRSTIREFQNQWRRYGRSNRYLHELHGIKLMKGLLPQEYVYRISRWLLKELPITSVKALVGKASFVDFLNTPIYLLNTQARTAGQQQSKLSEEAKIIEWLEKR
- the mraY gene encoding phospho-N-acetylmuramoyl-pentapeptide-transferase; the protein is MDAKSLELRSLNFSGTTLSVLLAIMLSLVALIFDYQTGRIFHPSVSLTLPFWACAVGTAGLGHWVVPLLRSLKAGQVIREDGPQSHLKKGGTPTMGGIFFIPVGVFAAILWSAFALGLANLVPVLAVAALTLSYGFIGWLDDWQILRRKSNNGISPQMKLALQIGFASLFCLWLIVSQPATITTVNLPFGLSLPLGLLFWPLAAFVLVAESNATNLTDGVDGLAGGLCAIALLGLGAIVAPAYPGLMIFCACVSGGCLGFLAHNRNPAKVFMGDTGSLALGGALASVAILSHSLWSLLILSGIFLIETLSVIAQVSYYKATKGPDGVGKRLFKMAPIHHHLELSGWSELQVVATFYAINGILVLLCFFIR
- a CDS encoding DUF29 domain-containing protein, translating into MTQSPITASKFKSSQLYDTDFYAWTQEQAKLLREGNLECLDISNLVEEIESLGKQEQQELVNRLGILIGHLLKWEFQSENRSRSWFATIREQRRRIHRLLKKNPSLKSYLPEALGEASEDGLDLAVRETSLSYKVFPSECAYNLEQILDANFFPGIESDREWE
- a CDS encoding L,D-transpeptidase; the protein is MNLLKTIKPNTKRNSLLLLLLLISLSSLYWQLTRLGYAVPLPELFDVICLNNCAEKNSQTISHSPLPNQQLLNYNKPITNIDKLDKTKVSILVEKSKYRLTVYYDRQPIKSYPVVFGGNPVDDKLKEGDKSTPEGVFKIKDFYPHTSWSKFLWLDYPNKYSWRKHFQAKLNGKINWFDRVGSEIGIHGTPDNSLIDKKLNWTLGCVSLKNEDINELYQLVQKGTQVEIIR